In Indioceanicola profundi, the following proteins share a genomic window:
- a CDS encoding type II secretion system protein N yields MFAAVLGRIHAKHAVAAVELALAVILAERCAALAVDLMTPPAAMPGQATGPTAMAALPAMVAADLSFDPFHRSGSSQTKLAESAAPETLLDLDLFGVRLAAEEAKHSAIIRTPDLRQDAYAVGQEVVPGVTLAAVHRDRVTLLRGGARESLYLDGAPRPEAGAMSGTAAAASPAPGLATASVPRPRTSNADANAGAAVRRVPAAAVRTLAADFASLARPRIGERGMNGLAIVPTADPGRLAPLGLKPEDVVMQVDRIRLTSTQNLEGALERLAEGRRLRLQVERGGRTEIVDLELEGVP; encoded by the coding sequence ATGTTTGCGGCCGTGCTTGGCCGCATCCATGCGAAACACGCCGTGGCAGCGGTGGAGCTGGCGCTGGCCGTGATCCTGGCGGAGCGTTGCGCCGCGCTGGCCGTGGATCTCATGACGCCGCCGGCGGCGATGCCCGGACAAGCGACGGGTCCGACTGCAATGGCCGCTCTGCCGGCTATGGTCGCCGCCGATCTTTCCTTCGATCCCTTCCATCGTAGCGGTTCCAGCCAGACGAAGCTGGCGGAATCGGCAGCGCCCGAAACGCTGCTGGACCTCGACCTGTTCGGCGTCCGCCTTGCGGCGGAGGAGGCGAAGCACAGCGCCATCATCCGGACCCCCGACCTGCGCCAGGATGCCTATGCCGTGGGGCAGGAGGTGGTGCCGGGCGTGACGCTTGCCGCCGTGCACCGGGACCGCGTGACCCTTCTGCGGGGCGGTGCGCGCGAAAGCTTGTATCTTGACGGTGCGCCGCGGCCGGAAGCCGGCGCAATGTCCGGGACGGCTGCCGCCGCATCGCCGGCCCCTGGTCTCGCTACGGCCTCGGTGCCCCGGCCGCGCACGTCCAACGCCGATGCCAATGCTGGTGCTGCTGTGCGGCGCGTTCCCGCCGCCGCGGTGCGGACGCTTGCCGCTGATTTCGCCAGCCTGGCCCGCCCCCGGATCGGGGAGCGGGGGATGAACGGGCTTGCCATCGTGCCCACGGCCGATCCCGGCCGGCTGGCGCCGCTGGGGCTGAAGCCGGAGGATGTGGTGATGCAGGTGGATCGCATCCGCCTGACCAGCACCCAGAACCTTGAAGGGGCGCTGGAGCGCCTGGCCGAAGGCCGCCGCCTGCGCCTGCAGGTGGAACGGGGCGGCCGCACGGAAATCGTCGATCTCGAGCTTGAAGGCGTTCCATGA
- the gspH gene encoding type II secretion system minor pseudopilin GspH: MPISATGNNRRAGSQGGFTLIELLVVMAVIGLLSGVVVMTWPPADPPALADARRFAADARQAAEASIVTGRPYGLALDGRGWTVLRADAAGWTPLPDVAPGLWSDGVQARPTLSGAKQAAGDSAPAIPALRFDPVGLATPFALRVEGDGASALVEVDAAGRVALRAGEEG; the protein is encoded by the coding sequence ATGCCGATATCGGCAACTGGAAATAACCGCCGGGCCGGCAGCCAGGGCGGTTTCACCCTGATCGAGCTGCTGGTGGTGATGGCGGTGATCGGGCTGCTATCCGGCGTGGTAGTGATGACCTGGCCGCCGGCGGACCCGCCGGCCCTGGCGGACGCCCGCCGTTTCGCCGCGGATGCGCGCCAGGCAGCGGAGGCCAGCATCGTCACCGGCCGGCCCTACGGGTTGGCCCTGGACGGGCGCGGCTGGACCGTTCTGCGCGCCGATGCCGCCGGTTGGACGCCGCTGCCCGATGTCGCACCGGGCCTCTGGTCCGACGGCGTGCAGGCGCGCCCCACCCTGTCCGGAGCGAAGCAGGCGGCGGGGGATTCCGCCCCGGCCATCCCGGCCCTGCGCTTCGATCCGGTCGGGCTCGCCACCCCCTTCGCCCTGCGGGTGGAGGGGGACGGCGCGTCCGCGCTGGTGGAGGTGGACGCCGCCGGCCGGGTTGCCCTGCGGGCGGGGGAGGAGGGCTGA
- the gspL gene encoding type II secretion system protein GspL, whose amino-acid sequence MPEPQEGAALLLDRGGYVLVCTPAARFAAERELLPLLLPGVLAGVEHVTLYGDEMPLPAGLAVDRLPALDGPAFCRLALGRMQGRNRPLDLFQGRFRQRRVDGSSLLLWRRAAAMAAVAAGLHLGITAISAWRLESEAAALEQQAETVFRQAFPDTSRIVNLRAQARARLVEQQSGGDAYLRLSQLLFSGLQDLPGVAVKSLRFEPGRAGLAVEVSYLSYVEMERLRAAIGQAGGELTEGGARQEGDRTLATITLTLAEGARI is encoded by the coding sequence CTGCCCGAACCGCAGGAGGGCGCTGCCCTTCTGCTGGACCGGGGAGGCTATGTGCTGGTCTGCACGCCGGCCGCCCGCTTCGCCGCGGAGCGGGAGCTGCTGCCCCTGCTGCTGCCGGGCGTGCTGGCGGGGGTGGAGCATGTGACGCTTTATGGGGATGAGATGCCGCTGCCGGCGGGTCTGGCCGTGGATCGGCTGCCAGCCCTCGACGGGCCGGCCTTCTGCCGCTTGGCCTTGGGCCGCATGCAGGGCCGCAACCGGCCGCTGGATCTGTTCCAGGGCCGGTTCCGCCAGCGGCGGGTGGACGGGTCGTCGCTGCTTCTGTGGCGGCGGGCGGCGGCCATGGCGGCTGTGGCGGCAGGGTTGCATCTCGGCATCACCGCCATTTCCGCCTGGCGGCTGGAAAGCGAGGCCGCGGCCCTGGAACAGCAGGCGGAAACGGTGTTCCGCCAGGCTTTCCCTGACACCAGCCGCATCGTCAATCTGCGGGCCCAGGCGCGGGCGCGGCTGGTGGAACAGCAGAGCGGCGGGGACGCCTATCTGCGCCTGTCGCAGCTCTTATTCTCCGGCTTGCAGGACCTGCCGGGCGTGGCGGTGAAGAGCCTGCGGTTCGAACCGGGCCGGGCCGGGCTGGCGGTCGAGGTGAGCTATCTCTCCTACGTGGAGATGGAGCGGCTGCGCGCCGCCATCGGGCAGGCCGGCGGCGAGCTGACCGAAGGCGGGGCGCGGCAGGAGGGCGACCGGACCCTGGCCACCATCACCCTCACGCTTGCTGAAGGAGCCCGGATATGA
- the gspF gene encoding type II secretion system inner membrane protein GspF, producing MAAFDYEALDSAGKRLRGTVTADSPRLARRELRRQNLLPVALRPMVDRKAAGLKTAGLGRLAGLFTPRLAGRELSLVTRQLATLVSAAAPVEEAVQTVGMQAEKPAIKRILMSVRAGVTEGQSLSRALAQHPRSFPPLYRAMVAAGEESGGLGPVLERLADHLEKSQKVRAKAMTALVYPAVLALTAVGVVVALMLFVVPKVVEQFESMGRELPALTRLMITLSDAVRDWGLAGLLLFLLALLAGARALRRSAVRQRADGALLRLPLVGKLLRGLETARLTRTLGALIASGSPVVDALGAARATVANSVLREAVDGIAVQVREGASLSGALRRADRFPPVVTYMAAMGERSGTLGPMLEKCADHLEAEFDTAVSLALSLLEPAIIVAMGGVVATIILSILLPIIQFNTMGLA from the coding sequence ATGGCGGCGTTTGATTATGAGGCGCTGGACAGCGCCGGCAAGCGGCTGCGCGGCACCGTCACCGCCGACAGCCCACGGCTGGCCCGGCGGGAACTGCGCCGGCAGAACCTGCTGCCGGTGGCCCTGCGCCCCATGGTGGACCGCAAGGCCGCCGGACTTAAGACTGCGGGACTGGGCCGGCTGGCCGGGCTGTTCACGCCCCGCCTGGCCGGGCGGGAACTGAGCCTGGTCACGCGCCAGCTCGCCACCCTGGTCAGCGCCGCCGCCCCCGTGGAGGAGGCGGTGCAGACCGTGGGCATGCAGGCCGAGAAACCGGCCATCAAACGCATCCTGATGTCCGTGCGCGCCGGGGTGACGGAGGGGCAGAGCCTGTCCCGCGCCCTGGCCCAGCATCCGCGCAGCTTCCCGCCGCTCTACCGCGCCATGGTGGCGGCCGGGGAGGAGTCGGGCGGGCTGGGGCCGGTGCTGGAGCGGCTGGCGGACCATCTGGAAAAATCGCAGAAGGTCCGGGCGAAGGCCATGACGGCCTTGGTCTATCCGGCCGTGCTGGCGCTGACCGCCGTGGGCGTCGTGGTCGCTTTGATGCTGTTCGTCGTGCCCAAGGTGGTGGAGCAGTTCGAGAGCATGGGGCGGGAGCTGCCCGCCCTGACCCGGCTGATGATCACCCTGTCCGATGCGGTGCGCGACTGGGGGCTGGCCGGGCTTCTTCTGTTCCTGCTGGCCCTGCTGGCCGGGGCCAGGGCGCTGCGCCGCTCGGCCGTGCGGCAACGGGCCGATGGCGCGCTGCTGCGGCTGCCCCTGGTGGGCAAGCTGCTGCGCGGGCTGGAAACGGCGCGGCTGACCCGCACGCTGGGCGCGCTGATCGCCAGCGGCAGCCCGGTGGTGGATGCGCTCGGCGCCGCCCGCGCCACCGTGGCGAACAGCGTGCTGCGCGAGGCCGTGGACGGGATCGCGGTGCAGGTGCGGGAGGGAGCCAGCCTGTCCGGCGCCCTACGCCGGGCCGACCGCTTCCCGCCCGTGGTCACCTACATGGCGGCGATGGGGGAGCGCAGCGGCACGCTGGGGCCGATGCTGGAGAAATGCGCCGACCATCTGGAAGCGGAATTCGACACCGCCGTCTCCCTGGCGCTCAGCCTGCTGGAGCCGGCGATCATCGTGGCGATGGGGGGCGTGGTGGCGACCATCATCCTCTCCATCCTGCTGCCCATCATTCAGTTCAATACCATGGGGTTGGCATGA
- the gspI gene encoding type II secretion system minor pseudopilin GspI — translation MRRGEVGFTLTEVLVALVVFSIGAVALLNVHGENIRAAAHVEERLLAGIVAENMLVETMTGPSRPPGTASGAVELAGRDWDWTRIIAVTPDPDMLRVDISVRAAGREQVLAVLTGFRGL, via the coding sequence ATGCGGCGCGGGGAGGTGGGATTTACCCTGACGGAAGTGCTGGTGGCGCTGGTGGTGTTTTCCATCGGCGCTGTCGCACTGCTGAATGTGCATGGGGAGAATATCCGCGCCGCCGCCCATGTGGAGGAGCGGCTGCTGGCCGGCATCGTGGCGGAGAATATGCTGGTGGAGACCATGACCGGCCCGTCCCGCCCGCCCGGTACTGCCAGCGGAGCCGTGGAGCTGGCCGGCCGGGACTGGGACTGGACCCGGATCATCGCCGTCACCCCCGATCCGGACATGCTGCGCGTGGATATCTCCGTGCGCGCCGCGGGACGGGAGCAGGTCCTGGCCGTGCTGACCGGGTTCCGGGGGCTGTGA
- the gspE gene encoding type II secretion system ATPase GspE, which yields MRADPILSYAFARDRGVILLDGQDGAGRALVGLADRADPLALVEVRRALGRPFAVERLSAAEFDRRLSESYAVDGLASAELAQDIGADGSLDALVGELPPTADLLDTDDDAPIIQLINGVIAEAVKSRSSDVHLEPYETRLAVRLRVDGVLREILELPARLAPLVISRVKVMARLDIAERRIPQDGRVSLAIGGRSIDVRVSTLPSRHGERVVLRLLDKEQAKLDVADLGMPPAVLAAYRRALAAPNGIILVTGPTGSGKTTTLYAGLATLNDGERNILTIEDPVEYALQGVGQTQVNPKVGMTFAAGLRAILRQDPDVVMVGEIRDVETAQIAVQASLTGHLVLSTVHTSSAVGAVTRLRDMGVEPFLLASSLKAILAQRLVRRLCPACKQAHPADPAEMALLRQAGEPPMLHRPAGCSECKGTGYRGRIGLYELAVVDGELRRLIHDDAAEADLAAAAFGEGDTLLAAGLARVLAGDTALEEVLRVVRREDEVHGGV from the coding sequence ATGCGCGCGGACCCGATCCTCAGCTACGCCTTCGCCCGCGACCGGGGCGTCATCCTGCTGGATGGGCAGGACGGGGCCGGCCGCGCCCTGGTGGGGCTGGCCGACCGTGCCGACCCGCTGGCGCTGGTGGAGGTGCGGCGGGCGCTTGGCCGGCCCTTCGCGGTGGAGCGGCTGAGTGCGGCGGAGTTCGACCGGCGGCTGTCGGAAAGCTATGCCGTGGATGGGCTGGCCTCCGCCGAGCTGGCGCAGGATATCGGCGCCGATGGCAGCCTGGACGCGCTGGTGGGCGAGCTGCCGCCCACGGCCGATCTGCTGGACACCGACGATGACGCGCCGATCATCCAGCTCATCAACGGCGTGATCGCGGAGGCGGTGAAGTCCCGCTCCAGCGACGTGCATCTGGAACCCTATGAAACCCGGCTGGCGGTGCGGCTGCGCGTCGATGGCGTGCTGCGGGAAATCCTGGAACTGCCGGCACGGCTGGCGCCGCTGGTCATCTCCCGCGTCAAGGTCATGGCCCGGCTGGACATTGCGGAACGGCGCATTCCCCAGGACGGGCGGGTGAGCCTGGCCATCGGCGGGCGCAGCATCGATGTCCGCGTCTCCACCCTGCCGTCCCGGCATGGGGAGCGAGTGGTGCTACGCCTGCTGGACAAGGAACAGGCCAAGCTGGATGTCGCCGATCTCGGCATGCCGCCGGCGGTGCTTGCCGCCTATCGGCGGGCCTTGGCGGCCCCGAACGGCATCATCCTGGTGACTGGTCCCACCGGCTCGGGCAAGACCACCACCCTTTATGCCGGCCTTGCGACCCTGAATGACGGGGAGCGGAACATCCTCACCATCGAGGACCCGGTGGAATACGCGCTCCAAGGGGTGGGGCAGACCCAGGTGAATCCCAAGGTGGGCATGACCTTCGCCGCCGGGCTGCGCGCCATTCTGCGCCAGGACCCGGACGTGGTCATGGTGGGCGAAATCCGCGATGTGGAAACGGCGCAGATCGCCGTGCAGGCCAGCCTGACCGGCCATCTGGTGCTGTCCACCGTTCACACCAGTTCCGCCGTGGGGGCGGTCACCCGGCTGCGCGACATGGGGGTGGAGCCATTCCTTCTGGCGTCCTCCCTGAAAGCCATCCTGGCCCAAAGGCTGGTCCGCCGGCTGTGCCCCGCCTGCAAGCAGGCCCATCCGGCCGATCCGGCGGAGATGGCGCTGCTGCGCCAAGCGGGCGAGCCGCCAATGCTCCACCGGCCCGCCGGCTGCTCCGAGTGCAAGGGCACCGGCTATCGGGGCCGCATCGGGCTTTATGAGCTGGCGGTAGTGGATGGGGAGCTGCGCCGCCTGATCCATGACGATGCGGCGGAGGCCGATTTGGCCGCCGCCGCCTTCGGCGAGGGCGATACCCTGCTGGCCGCCGGCCTTGCCCGCGTGCTGGCCGGCGACACGGCGCTGGAAGAGGTGCTGCGCGTGGTCCGCCGGGAGGATGAGGTCCATGGCGGCGTTTGA
- the gspG gene encoding type II secretion system major pseudopilin GspG, which produces MIRTRMEARKAARRGEQGFTLLELMVVIVIIGLLATVVMLNVLPSQDRAMQEKATADVRLLEQAVEMYRMDLMSYPSVEQGLEALVSAPAGLSRPERYRQDGYIRRLPEDPWGNSYQYAYPGERSAFDIYSLGADGRPGGEGLDADIGNWK; this is translated from the coding sequence ATGATCAGGACAAGAATGGAGGCGCGCAAGGCCGCACGCCGGGGCGAGCAGGGATTCACCCTGCTGGAGCTGATGGTGGTGATCGTCATCATCGGCCTGCTGGCCACCGTGGTGATGCTGAATGTTCTGCCCAGCCAGGACCGCGCCATGCAGGAAAAGGCCACCGCCGATGTACGTTTGCTGGAACAGGCGGTGGAGATGTACCGGATGGACCTGATGTCCTACCCGTCGGTGGAGCAGGGGTTGGAGGCGCTGGTCAGCGCCCCCGCCGGCCTGTCCCGGCCGGAGCGCTACCGCCAGGACGGCTATATCCGCCGCCTGCCGGAGGACCCCTGGGGCAACTCCTACCAATATGCCTATCCGGGGGAGCGGTCGGCCTTTGACATCTATTCCCTGGGCGCGGATGGCCGTCCGGGCGGGGAAGGGCTGGATGCCGATATCGGCAACTGGAAATAA
- the gspD gene encoding type II secretion system secretin GspD, whose protein sequence is MSIRRSMASGLARPAVLLWCLTAAVSGACLPPAAAQAQQQGQVLNYREADLRAFVSDISLATGRMFIVDPRVSGKVTVISNAPVGTEELMDVFQATLRVHGFAAVPTAAGALKIVPLAEAAAEPGAVAPQGLGGEGMVTQVFRLDNVDGTTAAEMVKPIVQATGRVIGNRGSRYLIVVDQAANIARVRQVMAEIDRDTSAVETVALRNTAARDMVRMVDQLNKTQGDQAGSGIAAVAVESNNTVILRGPGPAVARTATLLRELDAQRPQQSDVRVIRLKHANAEELVPLLREVSASIAAAPGAEGAVAAASPGGTSIGFHAATNAIVINAAPEMQRALAAVVGELDVRRPQVLVEAIIVEVSDQAARELGLQYVLSGTGKNGVPFSATNFSNSAPNVLAAVGAIAVPDKESTEDISDLLREAAVESLLGVNGFIGGIAGEKDGTIFGVIVNALRRDTDSNVLSTPSILTLDNEEASIIVGQEIPVTTGEVVGSDFQNPFRTVERQNVGIELEVKPQIHEGETIKLFIRQEASSILGPVSSSSSELVLNKRELSTTVVVDDGEVVVLGGLIQEDEQLQIDKVPFLGDIPALGRLFSSEGKSKTKTNLMVFLRPTIVRNAQDVQAVTSRKYDLMREGQIERSPDGLSSLDRFTSEVLGASPATLPAASALPPSRP, encoded by the coding sequence ATGAGCATCCGCCGCAGCATGGCGTCCGGTCTTGCACGGCCGGCGGTTCTTCTCTGGTGCCTGACCGCCGCGGTTTCAGGCGCGTGTCTGCCGCCGGCCGCTGCCCAGGCGCAGCAGCAGGGTCAAGTGCTGAATTACCGGGAGGCCGATCTGCGCGCCTTTGTCAGCGACATCTCGCTGGCCACCGGGCGCATGTTCATCGTCGATCCCCGCGTATCGGGAAAGGTTACCGTCATCTCCAATGCGCCGGTGGGCACGGAGGAGCTAATGGATGTTTTCCAGGCCACATTGCGGGTCCATGGCTTCGCCGCCGTGCCGACCGCCGCCGGGGCCCTGAAGATCGTTCCGCTGGCGGAAGCAGCGGCGGAACCCGGCGCTGTTGCGCCGCAAGGCCTTGGCGGCGAGGGCATGGTCACGCAGGTCTTCCGCCTGGACAATGTGGACGGCACCACGGCGGCGGAGATGGTGAAGCCCATCGTCCAGGCCACCGGCCGCGTGATCGGCAACCGGGGCAGCCGCTATTTGATCGTGGTGGACCAGGCCGCCAACATCGCCCGGGTGCGGCAGGTGATGGCGGAGATCGACCGCGACACCTCGGCGGTGGAAACGGTGGCCCTGCGCAACACGGCTGCCCGCGACATGGTCCGCATGGTGGACCAGCTCAATAAGACCCAGGGGGATCAGGCGGGTTCCGGCATCGCCGCGGTGGCGGTTGAATCCAACAACACCGTGATCCTGCGCGGACCCGGTCCCGCCGTGGCCCGCACGGCCACCCTGCTGCGGGAGCTGGACGCGCAACGCCCGCAGCAGAGCGACGTCCGCGTGATCCGGCTGAAGCACGCCAATGCGGAGGAGCTGGTGCCCCTGCTGCGGGAGGTCAGCGCCTCCATCGCCGCCGCGCCGGGGGCGGAGGGCGCTGTGGCTGCCGCCAGCCCCGGCGGCACCAGCATCGGCTTCCACGCCGCCACCAACGCCATCGTCATCAATGCCGCGCCGGAAATGCAGCGCGCCCTGGCCGCGGTGGTGGGGGAGCTTGATGTTCGCCGGCCCCAGGTGCTGGTGGAGGCCATCATCGTGGAGGTGTCGGATCAGGCCGCGCGCGAGCTGGGACTGCAATATGTGCTGTCCGGCACCGGCAAGAACGGGGTTCCCTTCTCCGCCACCAACTTCTCCAACTCGGCCCCCAACGTGCTGGCGGCCGTCGGCGCGATCGCGGTGCCGGACAAGGAATCGACGGAGGATATCTCCGACCTGCTGCGCGAAGCGGCGGTGGAAAGCCTGCTGGGCGTCAACGGCTTCATCGGCGGCATCGCGGGCGAGAAGGACGGCACCATCTTCGGCGTCATCGTGAATGCGCTCCGCCGCGATACCGATAGCAACGTGCTCTCCACCCCCTCCATCCTGACCCTGGACAATGAGGAAGCCTCCATCATCGTCGGCCAGGAAATCCCGGTCACGACCGGCGAGGTGGTGGGGTCCGACTTCCAGAACCCGTTCCGTACCGTGGAGCGGCAGAATGTCGGCATCGAACTCGAGGTGAAGCCCCAGATCCATGAGGGCGAAACCATCAAGCTGTTCATCCGGCAGGAGGCGTCCAGCATCCTCGGCCCGGTCAGCTCCAGTTCCAGCGAACTCGTCCTCAACAAGCGGGAGCTCAGCACCACGGTGGTGGTGGATGACGGGGAGGTCGTGGTTCTGGGCGGGCTGATCCAGGAGGATGAGCAGCTACAGATCGACAAGGTGCCGTTCCTGGGCGACATCCCGGCCCTGGGGCGGCTGTTCTCCAGCGAGGGCAAGTCGAAGACCAAGACCAATCTGATGGTCTTCCTGCGCCCCACCATCGTGCGGAACGCCCAGGATGTGCAGGCGGTGACCAGCCGCAAATATGACCTGATGCGCGAAGGCCAGATCGAGCGCAGCCCCGACGGGTTGTCGAGCCTGGACCGTTTCACCAGCGAGGTGCTGGGCGCGTCGCCGGCGACGCTTCCGGCGGCCTCCGCCCTGCCGCCTTCCAGGCCGTAA
- the gspJ gene encoding type II secretion system minor pseudopilin GspJ: MAARKAQPSPQAGFTLVEMMVALLVFALIAVAGSAMTRFVLSGRSDLADRQARAAELQTARAILRADLLNAVARPARDSRGVGGRGFTGGAGALTGGAEGEVLLFLRAGWENPGALEDRGPLLHVAYVLNQGRLLRRATLRPDPTPQTPVAETVLIEGVQGIALEFLAGSRWLDGWGGPAAAGQAARLPDAVALDLDLAGLGHIRQLFLTGEAAR, encoded by the coding sequence ATGGCGGCGCGCAAGGCACAGCCATCGCCGCAGGCCGGGTTCACCCTGGTCGAGATGATGGTGGCCCTGCTTGTCTTCGCCCTGATCGCGGTGGCTGGCAGTGCCATGACCCGCTTCGTGCTGAGCGGGCGGAGCGATCTGGCGGATCGGCAGGCGCGCGCTGCGGAGTTGCAGACCGCCCGCGCTATCCTGCGCGCCGATCTGCTGAACGCCGTGGCGCGCCCGGCGCGCGACTCCCGGGGTGTTGGCGGGCGGGGCTTTACCGGCGGCGCCGGCGCCCTGACCGGTGGGGCGGAGGGGGAGGTACTGCTCTTCCTGCGCGCGGGCTGGGAGAATCCCGGCGCCTTGGAGGATCGCGGGCCCCTGCTGCATGTGGCTTATGTGCTGAACCAGGGACGGCTGCTGCGCCGCGCCACCTTGCGCCCCGACCCGACGCCGCAGACGCCGGTTGCGGAAACGGTCCTGATAGAGGGCGTTCAGGGCATCGCCCTGGAGTTCCTGGCCGGCAGCCGCTGGCTGGATGGCTGGGGCGGGCCTGCCGCGGCCGGGCAGGCGGCGCGGCTGCCCGATGCCGTGGCGCTTGACCTCGATCTTGCCGGGCTGGGCCACATCCGCCAGCTTTTCCTGACCGGGGAGGCGGCGCGATGA
- the gspL gene encoding type II secretion system protein GspL yields the protein MKRILVLDLSAGAERPVPWACGLPGGDAVTDGVLPAAAALPSLELAEVGQVVALAPGTEVLLRDVRLPPKGNALAALPFALEDELAVDLDRLHFALGAPRADGSREAAAVDQALMERWRALLAPRRAIPSC from the coding sequence GTGAAACGGATATTGGTGCTCGACCTCTCGGCCGGTGCGGAACGGCCGGTGCCCTGGGCCTGCGGCCTTCCCGGCGGCGATGCCGTGACGGACGGCGTTCTGCCGGCCGCTGCGGCCCTGCCCTCGCTGGAGCTTGCCGAGGTGGGGCAGGTGGTGGCGCTGGCACCGGGGACGGAGGTGCTGCTGCGCGATGTCCGGCTGCCGCCCAAGGGGAACGCCCTGGCGGCCTTGCCCTTCGCATTGGAGGATGAGCTGGCGGTGGACCTCGACCGGCTGCATTTCGCCCTCGGCGCGCCACGGGCGGATGGCAGCCGCGAGGCGGCGGCGGTGGACCAGGCCTTGATGGAGCGCTGGCGCGCCCTGCTGGCCCCGCGGCGGGCCATCCCATCCTGCTGA
- the gspK gene encoding type II secretion system minor pseudopilin GspK: MTRRKESGAVLLTVLLMVAVMAAVAVAMMEEIRLSVKRTANAEISAQAQWYALGAETFAAKLVARAEKLGAGEQVRARLGQPMVLPVDGGRMVATIRDATNCFNLNSLAQPAGADESQGRARAQEQFRNLLRALGLFDGDQDRLAGALTDWVDEDSRPESPGAEDQHYTRLDPPFRTANALLTGVGELRAVAGFELETYRLLRPFVCARPDMEQTVLNLNSLTPEDVPLLIMLAGKELPLDAARQAIAARPGGGFADAEAFWAQTVLAGRNPGEAAMRQTGVEARYYELQVTVALDGRETGLTSLLAVGRGRQPAVVARRFGVPE, from the coding sequence ATGACGCGGCGGAAGGAATCCGGTGCCGTGCTGCTGACCGTGCTGCTGATGGTGGCGGTGATGGCGGCCGTGGCCGTGGCGATGATGGAGGAAATCCGCCTGTCGGTGAAGCGCACCGCCAATGCGGAGATCAGCGCGCAGGCCCAATGGTATGCGCTGGGGGCGGAGACCTTCGCGGCCAAGCTGGTGGCGCGGGCGGAAAAGCTGGGGGCTGGGGAGCAGGTCCGCGCCCGGCTGGGCCAGCCGATGGTTCTGCCGGTGGATGGCGGACGCATGGTGGCCACCATCCGCGATGCCACGAACTGCTTCAACCTCAACAGCCTGGCCCAGCCGGCGGGGGCAGATGAAAGCCAGGGACGCGCCCGCGCCCAGGAGCAGTTCCGCAACCTGCTGCGCGCCTTAGGCCTGTTCGACGGGGACCAGGACCGGCTGGCCGGCGCCCTGACCGATTGGGTCGATGAGGACAGCCGGCCGGAAAGCCCGGGGGCTGAGGACCAGCATTATACCCGCCTGGACCCGCCCTTCCGCACCGCCAACGCCCTGCTGACCGGGGTGGGGGAGTTGCGGGCGGTGGCTGGATTCGAGCTGGAAACCTACCGCCTGCTGCGCCCCTTCGTCTGCGCCCGCCCGGATATGGAGCAGACGGTTCTGAATCTGAACAGCCTGACTCCCGAGGATGTGCCGCTTCTGATCATGCTGGCGGGCAAGGAGCTGCCGCTGGATGCCGCCCGGCAGGCCATCGCCGCGCGCCCTGGCGGCGGCTTCGCGGATGCGGAGGCCTTCTGGGCTCAGACCGTGCTTGCGGGCCGCAATCCGGGCGAAGCGGCGATGCGCCAGACCGGCGTGGAAGCGCGCTATTACGAATTGCAGGTCACGGTGGCGCTGGACGGTCGGGAAACAGGCCTGACCTCCCTCCTGGCTGTAGGCCGGGGGCGGCAGCCCGCCGTGGTGGCGCGGCGGTTCGGCGTGCCGGAATGA
- the gspM gene encoding type II secretion system protein GspM — protein MNAWWEGRTPRERILLLALLTAGIVLAAVQLVWLPLDRAQDQAVRARDAARLILADVQAAASRAGQQAQASVPATDDPRGTVIRTAREANLTLTRLEPGQDGLSVWMDEVKADELHRWLGRLQADHGLEVRRASVRANDDNATVRAQILFGAGNG, from the coding sequence ATGAACGCCTGGTGGGAGGGGCGTACCCCGCGGGAGCGGATTCTGCTTCTGGCCTTGCTGACGGCCGGGATCGTGCTGGCGGCGGTGCAGCTTGTCTGGCTGCCGCTGGACCGGGCGCAGGACCAGGCCGTGCGGGCGCGCGATGCAGCGCGGCTGATCCTGGCGGATGTGCAGGCGGCCGCAAGCCGGGCCGGTCAGCAGGCGCAGGCCAGTGTTCCGGCAACGGATGATCCGCGAGGCACGGTGATCCGCACGGCGCGGGAGGCCAACCTTACCCTGACGCGGCTGGAGCCGGGCCAGGACGGCTTGTCGGTCTGGATGGATGAGGTGAAGGCGGACGAGCTGCACCGCTGGCTCGGCAGGTTGCAGGCGGATCATGGGCTGGAGGTACGGCGCGCCTCCGTCCGCGCCAACGACGACAATGCCACCGTGCGGGCGCAGATCCTGTTCGGTGCGGGGAACGGGTGA